A stretch of the Thunnus thynnus chromosome 7, fThuThy2.1, whole genome shotgun sequence genome encodes the following:
- the LOC137186825 gene encoding olfactory receptor 11A1-like, which produces MLNSTQVSYFTLAAYFDTGVFKYLYFLIILAFYIAIVCSNVFLIVVICMNRSLHEPMYLFLCSLFVNELYGSTGLFPFLLVQILSDIHTVSAPFCFLQIFCLYSYGGIEFLTLAIMSYDRYLAICYPLQYNTHMTPNKIAKLTALIWIYPILINIFIVACLTVPLQLCGNIINKVYCDNYYVVKLACSDTTVNNIFGLCHMFTVIFGLILLILYTYMRILKVCFSGSKQTRRKAVSTCTPHLASLLNFSFGAFFEIVQGRFNMSRVPNMLRIILSLYWLTCQPLFNPVLYGLNMTKIRIICKSLGKRM; this is translated from the coding sequence ATGTTAAACTCCACACAGGTTTCATATTTCACACTTGCTGCCTACTTTGACACTGGAGTTTTTAAATATCTATACTTCCTGATTATTCTGGCTTTTTATATCGCAATAGTTTGTTCcaatgtttttctcattgtgGTTATCTGTATGAACAGAAGCTTACATGAACCTATGTACCTTTTTCTGTGCAGCCTGTTTGTAAATGAACTGTATGGTAGTACAGGGTTGTTTCCATTCCTTCTGGTTCAGATCCTCTCTGACATTCACACTGTTTCTGCTCCTTTTTGTTTCCtgcagattttctgtttgtactCTTATGGAGGTATAGAATTTCTGACCTTAGCCATCATGTCTTATGACAGATACCTCGCTATCTGTTACCCTCTGCAATATAACACACATATGACACCTAATAAGATTGCCAAGCTTACTGCTCTAATATGGATCTATCCCATTCTCATTAATATTTTCATCGTGGCTTGTCTGACTGTCCCTTTGCAGCTGTGTGGAAACATCATTAACAAAGTTTACTGTGACAACTATTACGTTGTCAAACTGGCCTGCTCTGACACAACAGTCAATAACATTTTTGGACTTTGTCACATGTTCACCGTAATCTTTGGTCTTATACTTTTAATTCTTTACACATACATGAGGattcttaaagtctgtttttctGGTTCTAAACAGACCAGAAGGAAAGCCGTCAGTACCTGCACACCTCATCTTGCTTCCCTGCTCAACTTCTCTTTTGGAGCTTTCTTTGAAATAGTGCAAGGCAGATTTAATATGAGCAGAGTACCAAATATGTTGCgcattattttatcattatacTGGCTTACATGCCAGCCGCTCTTCAACCCTGTACTGTATGGACTGAATATGACCAAAATACGCATCATATGCAAGAGTCTTGGTAAAAGAATGTAG
- the LOC137186664 gene encoding olfactory receptor 11A1-like: MLNSTQVSYFTLAAYFDTGVFKYLYFLIILAFYIAIVCSNVFLIVVICMNRSLHEPMYLFLCSLFVNELFGSTGLFPFLLVQILSDIHTVSAPFCFLQIFCLYSYGSIELLTLAIMSYDRYLAICYPLQYNTHMTPNKIAKLTALIWIYPILINIFIVACLTVPLQLCGNIINKVYCDNYYVVKLACSDTTVNNIFGLCHMFTVIFGLILLILYTYMRILKVCFSGSKQTRRKAVSTCTPHLASLLNFSFGAFFEIVQGRFNMSRVPNMLRIILSLYWLTCQPLFNPVLYGLNMTKIRIICKSLGKRM; this comes from the coding sequence ATGTTAAACTCCACACAGGTTTCATATTTCACACTTGCTGCCTACTTTGACACTGGAGTTTTTAAATATCTATACTTCCTGATTATTCTGGCTTTTTATATCGCAATAGTTTGTTCcaatgtttttctcattgtgGTTATCTGTATGAACAGAAGCTTACATGAACCTATGTACCTTTTTCTGTGCAGCCTGTTTGTAAATGAACTGTTTGGTAGTACAGGGTTGTTTCCATTCCTTCTGGTTCAGATCCTCTCTGACATTCACACTGTTTCTGCTCCTTTTTGTTTCCtgcagattttctgtttgtactCTTATGGAAGTATAGAACTTCTGACCTTAGCCATCATGTCTTATGACAGATACCTCGCTATCTGTTACCCTCTGCAATATAACACACATATGACACCTAATAAGATTGCCAAGCTTACTGCTCTAATATGGATCTATCCCattcttattaatattttcatcgTGGCTTGTCTGACTGTCCCTTTGCAGCTGTGTGGAAACATCATTAACAAAGTTTACTGTGACAACTATTACGTTGTCAAACTGGCCTGCTCTGACACAACAGTCAATAACATTTTTGGACTTTGTCACATGTTCACCGTAATCTTTGGTCTTATACTTTTAATTCTTTACACATACATGAGGattcttaaagtctgtttttctGGTTCTAAACAGACCAGAAGGAAAGCCGTCAGTACCTGCACACCTCACCTTGCTTCCCTGCTCAACTTCTCTTTTGGAGCTTTCTTTGAAATAGTGCAAGGCAGATTTAATATGAGCAGAGTACCAAATATGTTGCgcattattttatcattatacTGGCTTACATGCCAGCCGCTCTTCAACCCTGTACTGTATGGACTGAATATGACCAAAATACGCATCATATGCAAGAGTCTTGGTAAAAGAATGTAG